One genomic segment of Ricinus communis isolate WT05 ecotype wild-type chromosome 3, ASM1957865v1, whole genome shotgun sequence includes these proteins:
- the LOC8264850 gene encoding shikimate O-hydroxycinnamoyltransferase — MKIKTKESTMVYPMEDTPSEHIWLSNLDLLQSRSHLPSAYLYKPNGSSGFFETKVLKEALSKVLVPFYPVAGRLGKDEKGRLEIHCSSDKGVLFTEAEADSAMDELGDFLRDDVLRFLVPKVDYSNAIDSYPLLVLQVTTFTCGGVSLGVGWHHTLADGYSALHFTMSWSSIARGLPISIPPFHDRTVLRCRDPPAPVFPHIEYDEPPALYISPQDQKENQLGSSNYLETLKITADQLETLKAKVKSKDDKTKYSTYEILTAHIWRCACKARGLSDDQETKLYISVDGRTRFSPPLPSGFFGNVVFHATPIALCGEVASEPLVDTAGRVNKTIKRMDDEYLRSAIDYLEEIGDPTRVSERVMKTGGKCPNLKIVSWARMPFLEAHDFGWGKPISMRAANPSEGKGHIISCPSGDENLVLAICLGTHQMPAFKKLFYEF; from the exons ATGAAGATTAAGACGAAGGAATCAACTATGGTGTACCCAATGGAAGATACTCCAAGTGAGCATATATGGCTCTCAAATTTAGACCTTCTGCAATCAAGAAGCCACCTTCCTTCAGCATACCTTTACAAGCCAAATGGTTCTTCAGGTTTCTTTGAAACTAAAGTGCTTAAAGAAGCATTAAGCAAAGTTCTTGTTCCATTCTACCCTGTTGCTGGAAGGCTGGGGAAAGATGAAAAGGGTAGGCTTGAAATACACTGCAGTAGTGACAAAGGAGTTCTTTTTACAGAAGCTGAAGCAGATTCAGCCATGGATGAGCTTGGAGACTTCTTGCGTGATGATGTTCTTCGTTTTCTTGTTCCAAAAGTTGATTATTCTAATGCCATAGATTCTTACCCGCTACTTGTTTTACAG GTGACAACATTCACTTGTGGTGGAGTTTCTCTTGGAGTTGGGTGGCATCATACCCTAGCAGATGGTTACTCTGCCCTCCATTTCACAATGTCATGGTCCAGCATTGCCCGAGGCCTCCCCATCAGTATCCCACCGTTCCATGACCGGACTGTTCTCCGCTGCCGTGACCCACCAGCCCCTGTATTCCCCCACATTGAATACGATGAGCCGCCTGCTTTATACATTTCTCCGCAAGATCAGAAAGAAAACCAACTGGGCTCTAGTAATTATTTGGAAACTCTTAAGATCACAGCCGATCAACTCGAGACCCTCAAAGCTAAAGTTAAAAGCAAGGACGACAAAACTAAATATAGCACCTATGAGATCCTGACCGCACACATATGGCGATGTGCTTGCAAAGCTCGAGGTTTGTCAGATGATCAAGAaaccaaattatatatatcagtTGATGGTCGGACCAGATTCAGTCCTCCACTACCATCCGGGTTCTTTGGCAATGTAGTTTTCCATGCAACGCCAATTGCTTTATGCGGAGAAGTGGCGTCAGAGCCATTAGTAGACACTGCGGGAAGAGTTAACAAGACGATAAAGAGGATGGATGATGAGTATTTAAGATCGGCTATTGATTACTTGGAAGAAATTGGTGACCCTACGAGAGTGTCAGAAAGAGTTATGAAGACCGGCGGCAAGTGCCCAAATCTCAAGATTGTAAGTTGGGCGCGGATGCCATTTCTTGAAGCTCATGATTTTGGGTGGGGGAAGCCAATATCCATGAGAGCTGCAAACCCTTCGGAAGGGAAAGGACACATAATTTCATGTCCAAGTGGTGATGAAAATTTAGTATTGGCAATATGCTTAGGAACCCATCAAATGCCAGCCTTCAAAAAGTTGTTTTATGAATTctga
- the LOC8264849 gene encoding shikimate O-hydroxycinnamoyltransferase, with protein sequence MKIIVKESTVIRPAEDLPSQCLWLSNLDLLHERNNVPTVYLYRSNDSCNSFDANVLKVAMRKVLVEFYPVAGRLGKDDNGRLQINCNNEGVLFIEAETDSSMDDLGDVMVNLKIPQLIPTLDFSNGISSFPLFVVQATTFTCGGVSLGIRFHHVLADGSAALYFINTWCDVARGLSINVSPMIDRTILRSQDPPNPKFQHLEFGKPLTLNTNSTKNQTNSIEILKFTPDQLNTLKTKVNSNSKDGRTKYSSYEILTAHIWRCTCRARNLADDQATKLYISVDGRSRLQPQLPHSYFGNVTFPTTSIALCGDLLSEPLMATAERIRKAIRRMDDEYLRSAVDYLQVLDDLTPVMRGPDACRCPNLHIISWMWLPFYEADFGMGKPIYVRPANPLEGKGYVIPTPGDDRNWALSICLETDHMHSFQKLFYDF encoded by the exons ATGAAGATCATCGTAAAGGAGTCTACTGTGATACGCCCAGCTGAAGATTTGCCAAGCCAATGCCTATGGCTTTCTAACTTAGACCTATTGCACGAAAGGAACAATGTGCCTACTGTGTACCTCTACAGGTCGAATGATTCTTGCAATTCTTTTGATGCCAATGTGCTCAAGGTGGCAATGAGGAAAGTTCTTGTAGAGTTTTACCCTGTGGCAGGGAGATTGGGAAAGGATGACAATGGAAGACTCCAAATAAACTGTAACAATGAAGGAGTGTTGTTTATAGAGGCTGAAACTGACTCTTCCATGGATGATCTTGGTGATGTAATGGTTAATTTGAAGATTCCACAGCTCATTCCAACCCTTGATTTTTCAAATGGCATCTCTTCTTTCCCACTTTTTGTTGTGCAG GCAACCACATTTACATGTGGTGGAGTGTCCCTAGGAATTCGATTTCATCACGTACTAGCAGATGGTTCGGCTGCCCTCTATTTCATCAACACATGGTGTGACGTAGCTCGAGGGCTCTCCATTAACGTTTCACCAATGATTGATCGAACCATTCTTCGTAGCCAAGACCCACCGAACCCTAAATTCCAACATCTGGAATTTGGTAAACCACTTACTCTTAATACCAATTCCACCAAAAACCAAACAAATTCTATTGAAATCCTTAAGTTCACGCCTGATCAACTTAACACCTTAAAGACTAAAGTGAACAGCAACAGCAAAGATGGCAGGACCAAGTACAGCAGCTATGAAATCCTGACTGCACATATATGGCGCTGCACATGCAGAGCTCGTAACTTAGCTGATGATCAAGCAACAAAGTTATACATATCAGTCGATGGTAGGTCAAGATTACAGCCTCAACTTCCGCATAGCTACTTTGGCAATGTAACGTTCCCTACTACATCAATCGCATTATGTGGTGACCTATTGTCAGAGCCACTAATGGCTACCGCAGAAAGGATCAGAAAGGCAATAAGAAGGATGGACGATGAGTATTTAAGGTCGGCTGTTGATTACTTGCAAGTACTAGACGACTTGACACCAGTTATGAGAGGGCCTGACGCCTGTAGGTGCCCCAACCTGCATATTATTAGCTGGATGTGGCTGCCCTTTTATGAGGCTGATTTTGGGATGGGAAAACCAATATATGTAAGGCCTGCGAACCCACTTGAAGGCAAGGGATACGTCATACCAACTCCAGGTGATGATAGGAACTGGGCATTGTCCATATGCCTGGAGACAGATCACATGCACTCCTTTCAAAAGCTGTTTTATGATTTCTGA
- the LOC8264848 gene encoding probable glucan 1,3-alpha-glucosidase isoform X2 — protein sequence MKGFLYLFVVFLIFLCFQTVFSWKKDEFRNCNQTPFCKRARSRKPGESSLIAHDVTISDGDVTAKLLPKQQSDQDQDHDQIKALSLTLSIYQDGIMRLKIDEADPQKKRRFQVPDVIVSEFEEKKLWLQRVSTETFHGGDASVVYLSDGYEVVLVHDPFEVFVREKNSKDARVVSLNSHQLFDFEQLRDKKEGDDWEERFRSHTDTRPYGPQSISFDVSFYGADFVSGIPEHATSLALKPTRGPGVEFSEPYRLFNLDVFEYLHESPFGLYGSIPFMIGHGKSGRSSGFFWLNAAEMQIDVLGDGWDAESGISLPSKQSRIDTFWMSEAGIVDAFFFVGPGGPKDVVNQYTSVTGKPSMPQLFSTAYHQCRWNYRDEEDVENVDSKFDEHDIPYDVLWLDIEHTDGKKYFTWDSVLFPHPEDMQRKLAAKGRHMVTIVDPHVKRDDSFFLHKQATEKGYYVKDANGNDYDGWCWPGSSSYLDMLNPEIRSWWGDKFSYNEYVGSTSSLYIWNDMNEPSVFNGPEVTMPRDALHYGGIEHRELHNSYGYYFHMATSDGLLKRGDGKNRPFVLSRAFFAGSQRYGAVWTGDNTAEWDHLRVSVPMILTLGISGMSFSGADVGGFFGNPEPELLVRWYQLGAYYPFFRAHAHQDTKRREPWLFGERNTELIREAIHVRYMLLPYFYTLFREANASGIPVMRPLWMEFPSDEATFNNDEAFMVGSSLLVQGIYTERAKHATVYLPGKESWYDFKTGTAFKGGKTHKLEVSEESVPAFQRAGTILPRKDRYRRSSTQMVNDPYTLVIALNSSQAAEGELYVDDGESFEFLQGAFIHRRFVFSKGKLTSINLAPSSNVKSRFSSKCVIERIILLGYSPGAKDALIEPANHKVEIAPGPLRLHGSAGGAAVVTIRKPMVHIADDWTIKIL from the exons ATGAAgggatttctttatttatttgttgttttccttatttttctctgcTTCCAAACAGTCTTTTCCTGGAAAAAAGACGAGTTCAGAAACTGCAACCAAACCCCATTCTGCAAACGAGCTCGCTCCCGTAAACCCGGGGAGTCTTCCCTAATCGCCCATGATGTCACCATCTCCGATGGTGACGTCACTGCCAAACTCCTCCCCAAACAACAATCAGATCAAGATCAAGATCATGATCAAATTAAGGCGTTGAGTCTCACTCTCTCGATCTATCAAGATGGCATCATGCGTCTCAAAATTGATGAGGCGGACCCTCAGAAGAAAAGACGCTTCCAAGTTCCCGACGTGATCGTCTCAGAATTTGAGGAAAAGAAGCTCTGGCTCCAGAGGGTTTCAACTGAAACATTCCACGGTGGTGATGCTTcagtggtatacttatcagATGGCTATGAGGTCGTTCTTGTTCATGATCCGTTTGAGGTATTTGTTCGCGAGAAAAACTCTAAAGATGCCCGTGTGGTCTCTTTGAATTCTCATCAGTTGTTTGATTTTGAGCAATTGAGAGATAAAAAGGAAGGCGATGATTGGGAGGAGAGATTTAGGAGTCACACAGATACTAGACCATACGGTCCACAATCCATTAGCTTTGATGTGTCGTTTTACGGCGCTGATTTCGTGTCAGGGATACCGGAGCATGCCACAAGCCTCGCCTTGAAGCCTACCAGAGGCCCTGGAGTTGAATTCTCTGAGCCTTACAGATTGTTTAATTTGGATGTTTTTGAGTACTTACATGAGTCTCCCTTCGGCCTGTATGGGTCAATTCCATTTATGATTGGACATGGTAAGAGTGGAAGAAGCTCAGGATTCTTCTGGTTGAATGCTGCCGAAATGCAGATTGATGTCTTAGGAGATGGATGGGATGCTGAGTCTGGGATTTCTCTGCCTTCTAAGCAGAGCAGAATTGATACATTTTGGATGAGTGAGGCTGGCATTGTGGATGCCTTCTTCTTTGTGGGTCCTGGTGGGCCTAAGGATGTTGTGAATCAATACACTAGTGTCACTGGAAAGCCTTCGATGCCGCAGCTTTTCTCCACTGCTTATCATCAGTGTAGATGGAATTACAGGGATGAGGAGGATGTTGAGAATGTGGATTCCAAATTCGATGAGCATGATATTCCTTATGATGTTTTGTGGCTTGATATTGAGCACACTGATGGTAAGAAGTACTTCACTTGGGATTCAGTATTGTTTCCTCATCCGGAGGATATGCAAAGGAAGTTGGCTGCTAAGGGGAGGCATATGGTAACTATTGTCGACCCTCATGTTAAGCGGgatgattctttctttttgcacAAGCAAGCTACAGAGAAGGGATACTATGTGAAGGATGCAAATGGAAATGATTATGATGGGTGGTGCTGGCCTGGTTCATCTTCCTACTTAGATATGTTGAATCCAGAGATAAGGTCATGGTGGGGTGACAAGTTCTCCTACAACGAGTATGTGGGTTCAACCTCTTCGTTGTATATTTGGAATGATATGAATGAGCCTTCTGTGTTCAATGGTCCAGAG GTAACAATGCCACGAGATGCTTTGCATTATGGAGGCATTGAACACCGGGAGTTGCATAATTCCTATGGGTATTATTTCCACATGGCAACATCTGATGGGCTTCTAAAGCGTGGAGATGGCAAGAACAGGCCCTTTGTTTTGTCAAGAGCATTCTTTGCTGGAAGTCAAAGGTATGGAGCTGTTTGGACTGGAGACAACACTGCTGAATGGGATCACTTAAGGGTCTCCGTTCCAATGATTCTGACACTTGGTATCTCTGGAATGTCATTCTCTG GTGCGGATGTTGGTGGATTTTTTGGGAATCCAGAGCCTGAGTTACTAGTTCGCTGGTATCAACTTGGTGCTTACTATCCTTTCTTTCGAGCTCATGCACATCAAGACACTAAGAGAAGAGAACCGTGGCTGTTTGG GGAGCGAAACACAGAGCTTATCAGAGAGGCCATACATGTTCGTTACATGTTGCTCCCTTATTTCTACACATTATTCAGAGAAGCAAATGCAAGTGGTATTCCTGTTATGCGTCCTTTGTGGATGGAGTTCCCTTCTGATGAAGCTACTTTCAACAATGATGAAGCTTTCATGGTGGGAAGCAGTCTTCTAGTGCAAGGAATCTACACTGAG CGAGCTAAGCATGCAACTGTCTACTTGCCTGGGAAAGAATCTTGGTATGATTTTAAAACTGGAACTGCATTTAAGGGAGGTAAAACTCACAAGCTGGAGGTTTCAGAAGAGAGTGTTCCTGCTTTCCAAAGGGCTGGAACTATTTTACCACGGAAAGACCGGTACCGTAGAAGCTCCACGCAGATGGTCAATGATCCTTATACTCTG GTAATAGCTCTAAACAGTTCTCAAGCAGCTGAAGGTGAACTCTATGTTGATGATGGTGAAAGTTTCGAATTTCTGCAAGGGGCCTTCATCCACCGCCGCTTTGTGTTCTCAAAAGGAAAGCTTACATCTATAAACTTAGCTCCCTCTAGCAACGTTAAGTCCCGGTTTTCTTCAAAGTGTGTCATTGAAAGAATTATACTGCTAGGATACTCTCCTGGGGCAAAAGACGCACTAATTGAACCAGCAAATCACAAGGTTGAAATTGCACCGGGGCCGCTTAGGCTTCATGGCAGTGCCGGGGGAGCTGCGGTTGTAACCATCCGGAAACCAATGGTTCACATTGCAGATGATTGgacaataaaaattttgtaa
- the LOC8264848 gene encoding probable glucan 1,3-alpha-glucosidase isoform X1 yields the protein MKGFLYLFVVFLIFLCFQTVFSWKKDEFRNCNQTPFCKRARSRKPGESSLIAHDVTISDGDVTAKLLPKQQSDQDQDHDQIKALSLTLSIYQDGIMRLKIDEADPQKKRRFQVPDVIVSEFEEKKLWLQRVSTETFHGGDASVVYLSDGYEVVLVHDPFEVFVREKNSKDARVVSLNSHQLFDFEQLRDKKEGDDWEERFRSHTDTRPYGPQSISFDVSFYGADFVSGIPEHATSLALKPTRGPGVEFSEPYRLFNLDVFEYLHESPFGLYGSIPFMIGHGKSGRSSGFFWLNAAEMQIDVLGDGWDAESGISLPSKQSRIDTFWMSEAGIVDAFFFVGPGGPKDVVNQYTSVTGKPSMPQLFSTAYHQCRWNYRDEEDVENVDSKFDEHDIPYDVLWLDIEHTDGKKYFTWDSVLFPHPEDMQRKLAAKGRHMVTIVDPHVKRDDSFFLHKQATEKGYYVKDANGNDYDGWCWPGSSSYLDMLNPEIRSWWGDKFSYNEYVGSTSSLYIWNDMNEPSVFNGPEVTMPRDALHYGGIEHRELHNSYGYYFHMATSDGLLKRGDGKNRPFVLSRAFFAGSQRYGAVWTGDNTAEWDHLRVSVPMILTLGISGMSFSGADVGGFFGNPEPELLVRWYQLGAYYPFFRAHAHQDTKRREPWLFGYILSISQAWSPFNDLEAASLMRERNTELIREAIHVRYMLLPYFYTLFREANASGIPVMRPLWMEFPSDEATFNNDEAFMVGSSLLVQGIYTERAKHATVYLPGKESWYDFKTGTAFKGGKTHKLEVSEESVPAFQRAGTILPRKDRYRRSSTQMVNDPYTLVIALNSSQAAEGELYVDDGESFEFLQGAFIHRRFVFSKGKLTSINLAPSSNVKSRFSSKCVIERIILLGYSPGAKDALIEPANHKVEIAPGPLRLHGSAGGAAVVTIRKPMVHIADDWTIKIL from the exons ATGAAgggatttctttatttatttgttgttttccttatttttctctgcTTCCAAACAGTCTTTTCCTGGAAAAAAGACGAGTTCAGAAACTGCAACCAAACCCCATTCTGCAAACGAGCTCGCTCCCGTAAACCCGGGGAGTCTTCCCTAATCGCCCATGATGTCACCATCTCCGATGGTGACGTCACTGCCAAACTCCTCCCCAAACAACAATCAGATCAAGATCAAGATCATGATCAAATTAAGGCGTTGAGTCTCACTCTCTCGATCTATCAAGATGGCATCATGCGTCTCAAAATTGATGAGGCGGACCCTCAGAAGAAAAGACGCTTCCAAGTTCCCGACGTGATCGTCTCAGAATTTGAGGAAAAGAAGCTCTGGCTCCAGAGGGTTTCAACTGAAACATTCCACGGTGGTGATGCTTcagtggtatacttatcagATGGCTATGAGGTCGTTCTTGTTCATGATCCGTTTGAGGTATTTGTTCGCGAGAAAAACTCTAAAGATGCCCGTGTGGTCTCTTTGAATTCTCATCAGTTGTTTGATTTTGAGCAATTGAGAGATAAAAAGGAAGGCGATGATTGGGAGGAGAGATTTAGGAGTCACACAGATACTAGACCATACGGTCCACAATCCATTAGCTTTGATGTGTCGTTTTACGGCGCTGATTTCGTGTCAGGGATACCGGAGCATGCCACAAGCCTCGCCTTGAAGCCTACCAGAGGCCCTGGAGTTGAATTCTCTGAGCCTTACAGATTGTTTAATTTGGATGTTTTTGAGTACTTACATGAGTCTCCCTTCGGCCTGTATGGGTCAATTCCATTTATGATTGGACATGGTAAGAGTGGAAGAAGCTCAGGATTCTTCTGGTTGAATGCTGCCGAAATGCAGATTGATGTCTTAGGAGATGGATGGGATGCTGAGTCTGGGATTTCTCTGCCTTCTAAGCAGAGCAGAATTGATACATTTTGGATGAGTGAGGCTGGCATTGTGGATGCCTTCTTCTTTGTGGGTCCTGGTGGGCCTAAGGATGTTGTGAATCAATACACTAGTGTCACTGGAAAGCCTTCGATGCCGCAGCTTTTCTCCACTGCTTATCATCAGTGTAGATGGAATTACAGGGATGAGGAGGATGTTGAGAATGTGGATTCCAAATTCGATGAGCATGATATTCCTTATGATGTTTTGTGGCTTGATATTGAGCACACTGATGGTAAGAAGTACTTCACTTGGGATTCAGTATTGTTTCCTCATCCGGAGGATATGCAAAGGAAGTTGGCTGCTAAGGGGAGGCATATGGTAACTATTGTCGACCCTCATGTTAAGCGGgatgattctttctttttgcacAAGCAAGCTACAGAGAAGGGATACTATGTGAAGGATGCAAATGGAAATGATTATGATGGGTGGTGCTGGCCTGGTTCATCTTCCTACTTAGATATGTTGAATCCAGAGATAAGGTCATGGTGGGGTGACAAGTTCTCCTACAACGAGTATGTGGGTTCAACCTCTTCGTTGTATATTTGGAATGATATGAATGAGCCTTCTGTGTTCAATGGTCCAGAG GTAACAATGCCACGAGATGCTTTGCATTATGGAGGCATTGAACACCGGGAGTTGCATAATTCCTATGGGTATTATTTCCACATGGCAACATCTGATGGGCTTCTAAAGCGTGGAGATGGCAAGAACAGGCCCTTTGTTTTGTCAAGAGCATTCTTTGCTGGAAGTCAAAGGTATGGAGCTGTTTGGACTGGAGACAACACTGCTGAATGGGATCACTTAAGGGTCTCCGTTCCAATGATTCTGACACTTGGTATCTCTGGAATGTCATTCTCTG GTGCGGATGTTGGTGGATTTTTTGGGAATCCAGAGCCTGAGTTACTAGTTCGCTGGTATCAACTTGGTGCTTACTATCCTTTCTTTCGAGCTCATGCACATCAAGACACTAAGAGAAGAGAACCGTGGCTGTTTGGGTACATATTGTCTATCTCTCAA GCATGGTCGCCCTTCAATGACTTAGAGGCAGCATCCCTAATGAG GGAGCGAAACACAGAGCTTATCAGAGAGGCCATACATGTTCGTTACATGTTGCTCCCTTATTTCTACACATTATTCAGAGAAGCAAATGCAAGTGGTATTCCTGTTATGCGTCCTTTGTGGATGGAGTTCCCTTCTGATGAAGCTACTTTCAACAATGATGAAGCTTTCATGGTGGGAAGCAGTCTTCTAGTGCAAGGAATCTACACTGAG CGAGCTAAGCATGCAACTGTCTACTTGCCTGGGAAAGAATCTTGGTATGATTTTAAAACTGGAACTGCATTTAAGGGAGGTAAAACTCACAAGCTGGAGGTTTCAGAAGAGAGTGTTCCTGCTTTCCAAAGGGCTGGAACTATTTTACCACGGAAAGACCGGTACCGTAGAAGCTCCACGCAGATGGTCAATGATCCTTATACTCTG GTAATAGCTCTAAACAGTTCTCAAGCAGCTGAAGGTGAACTCTATGTTGATGATGGTGAAAGTTTCGAATTTCTGCAAGGGGCCTTCATCCACCGCCGCTTTGTGTTCTCAAAAGGAAAGCTTACATCTATAAACTTAGCTCCCTCTAGCAACGTTAAGTCCCGGTTTTCTTCAAAGTGTGTCATTGAAAGAATTATACTGCTAGGATACTCTCCTGGGGCAAAAGACGCACTAATTGAACCAGCAAATCACAAGGTTGAAATTGCACCGGGGCCGCTTAGGCTTCATGGCAGTGCCGGGGGAGCTGCGGTTGTAACCATCCGGAAACCAATGGTTCACATTGCAGATGATTGgacaataaaaattttgtaa